One Brassica oleracea var. oleracea cultivar TO1000 chromosome C7, BOL, whole genome shotgun sequence genomic window carries:
- the LOC106304165 gene encoding uncharacterized protein LOC106304165: MDSIDFDSVKAEKANALRRFQSIGLLLRIAEICAALLFVCWIFTSLPFAGEFLRRLSSVVSTPLFMFVLTNSIVVALLTTKSTVFSGGGAEADIFRAFSRSGESRVSSSDGDLTGETIVLDDKEMIDTETDLNSSSNSNPTVARGQHVTTEPEKDSITVTDVTNDHPPPPTKVYKRSKTEISAKQSPAMVTKPTLRRSETEKCRETVASCEEVPFPEDNLTNEEFQKTIEAFIAKQLIFRRRESLAVVIHN; encoded by the coding sequence ATGGATTCCATCGATTTCGACAGCGTGAAAGCAGAGAAAGCCAATGCGCTGCGTCGTTTCCAGAGCATTGGTCTCCTCCTCCGCATAGCGGAGATCTGCGCCGCTCTTCTCTTCGTCTGTTGGATATTCACTTCCCTCCCTTTCGCCGGCGAGTTCCTCCGTCGTCTCTCTTCCGTCGTTTCCACTCCTCTCTTCATGTTCGTCCTTACAAACTCCATCGTCGTCGCTCTTCTCACCACCAAATCCACCGTCTTCTCCGGCGGCGGAGCAGAGGCGGATATCTTCCGCGCGTTCAGCAGATCCGGAGAGAGTCGCGTCAGTTCTTCCGACGGAGATCTGACGGGAGAGACAATCGTCTTGGACGACAAAGAGATGATCGACACGGAAACCGATTTAAATTCGAGTTCAAATTCAAATCCGACGGTGGCGCGTGGTCAACACGTGACAACCGAGCCGGAGAAGGACTCGATTACTGTCACTGATGTAACGAACGATCATCCTCCTCCACCGACGAAGGTCTATAAAAGAAGCAAAACGGAAATCTCTGCGAAACAGAGTCCAGCGATGGTGACGAAACCTACGCTCCGGCGATCGGAGACGGAAAAGTGCCGTGAAACCGTCGCGTCGTGCGAAGAAGTGCCGTTTCCGGAGGATAATCTGACAAACGAAGAGTTTCAGAAAACGATCGAAGCGTTCATCGCGAAACAGTTGATATTTCGTCGCCGAGAATCTCTCGCCGTCGTTATCCATAATTAA
- the LOC106305218 gene encoding probable mitochondrial chaperone BCS1-B: protein MSASDSLSAESRLATAKTVLTTAASVAATAMLAKSLVQDYLPDEVHQYISYGFRIFFGYFSSQMTIIIEEFEGFVHNEVFEAAEAYLATKISPSNKRIKVSKHEKENNYNVTVERDEEVIDTFNGVKFRWVLHCHQVESKNFHNPRDLNSTLKSEVRSFELSFHKKFKNMALESYLPFMVKRATLVKQEKKTLKIFTLDPENMYGTYSDAWTSVILNHPSTFKTLAMDSDAKRNVMEDLDQFVQRREFYKRVGKAWKRGYLLYGPPGTGKSSLIAAMANHLNFDIYDLELSAVNNNSELRRLLIATANRSILVVEDIDCSIELKDRTTDEATRESDDGNDTRYKKVTLSGLLNFIDGLWSSCGDERIIVFTTNYKEKLDAALLRPGRMDMHIHMSYCTPSTFKALVLNYLEISEHKLFRKIEEGIEATQVSPAEIAEQLMRNDIVDKILEGLIEFLKVKKIENEEDEAKKEEQELENKGKTTQNKELEVKKNVEVDDQLIRSE from the coding sequence ATGAGTGCCTCTGACTCTTTGTCCGCGGAATCTCGTCTAGCCACGGCTAAGACGGTTCTCACAACCGCAGCCTCGGTGGCTGCAACCGCAATGCTAGCTAAATCACTAGTCCAAGATTATTTGCCTGACGAGGTGCACCAATACATCTCCTATGGCTTCCGCATCTTCTTTGGCTACTTCTCATCTCAAATGACAATAATCATCGAAGAGTTCGAAGGGTTTGTCCACAACGAAGTCTTCGAGGCCGCGGAGGCCTATCTAGCCACCAAGATCTCTCCTTCTAACAAAAGAATCAAAGTCAGCAAACACGAAAAAGAAAACAACTACAACGTCACCGTGGAACGTGACGAGGAAGTTATAGATACCTTCAACGGCGTCAAGTTCAGATGGGTCCTCCATTGCCACCAGGTTGAGTCCAAGAACTTCCACAACCCGCGGGATCTAAACTCTACACTCAAATCCGAAGTACGATCATTCGAGCTCAGCTTCCACAAGAAGTTCAAGAACATGGCTCTTGAGTCTTACTTACCATTCATGGTCAAAAGAGCTACGCTGGTGAAGCAAGAGAAGAAAACTCTCAAGATCTTCACTCTTGACCCAGAGAACATGTATGGGACTTACTCAGACGCTTGGACCTCTGTGATTCTTAACCACCCTTCGACGTTCAAAACGCTAGCAATGGATTCAGATGCCAAGAGAAACGTGATGGAAGATCTCGACCAGTTTGTGCAGCGAAGGGAGTTCTATAAGAGAGTTGGTAAAGCTTGGAAGAGAGGTTACTTGTTATACGGTCCACCAGGTACAGGGAAGTCAAGTTTGATAGCAGCAATGGCTAATCATCTCAACTTTGATATATATGACTTAGAGTTGAGTGCAGTGAACAACAACTCTGAGCTCCGGAGATTGCTGATTGCTACTGCTAACCGCTCTATTCTTGTTGTGGAAGATATCGATTGTTCGATCGAGTTGAAAGATAGAACAACTGATGAAGCTACTCGAGAATCAGACGACGGTAATGACACACGTTACAAAAAAGTGACGCTCTCTGGACTGCTAAATTTCATAGATGGTCTTTGGTCAAGTTGTGGCGACGAAAGGATAATAGTATTCACAACGAACTACAAAGAGAAGCTAGATGCAGCGTTGTTGAGGCCAGGACGCATGGACATGCACATTCACATGTCGTATTGCACGCCGAGTACTTTCAAAGCTCTTGTTTTAAACTATTTAGAGATCAGTGAGCATAAGCTTTTCAGGAAGATCGAGGAAGGTATTGAGGCAACACAAGTTAGTCCAGCAGAGATAGCAGAACAACTCATGAGGAATGACATTGTTGATAAGATTCTTGAGGGTTTGATTGAGTTCTTGAAAGTCAAAAAGATCGAAAATGAAGAAGATGAGGCTAAGAAGGAAGAGCAAGAATTGGAGAACAAAGGCAAGACCACTCAAAACAAAGAATTGGAGGTCAAGAAAAACGTAGAGGTTGATGACCAGCTTATTAGAAGCGAGTAA
- the LOC106304212 gene encoding thioredoxin domain-containing protein PLP3A — MDPDAVKSTLSNLAFGNVLAAAARDYKKEVLANEKAQSSNPVNEEVDLDELMDDPELEKLHADRIAALKREVEKREAFKRQGHGEYREVSEGDFLGEVTRSQKVICHFYHKEFYRCKIMDKHLKSLAPRHVDTKFIRVDAENAPFFVTKLAIKTLPCVLLFSKGVAIDRLVGFQDLGTKDDFTTTKLENVLIKKGMLSKKKKEEDDEDAEYQESVRRSVRSSENLDSDSD, encoded by the exons ATGGATCCGGATGCAGTCAAGTCGACACTCTCGAATCTGGCTTTCGGAAATGTATTGGCTGCAGCTGCTAGAGACTACAAAAAG GAAGTTCTTGCAAATGAGAAGGCACAATCATCAAACCCTGTGAATGAGGAGGTTGATCTTGATGAACTTATGGAT GATCCAGAGCTAGAAAAGTTGCACGCTGATAGGATTGCTGCACTCAAG AGAGAGGTTGAGAAGAGAGAAGCGTTCAAAAGACAGGGACACGGTGAATATCGAGAGGTAAGCGAGGGTGATTTCTTGGGAGAAGTCACCAGGAGTCAGAAAGTTATTTGTCATTTCTACCACAAGGAGTTTTACCGCTGCAA GATTATGGACAAGCATCTGAAGTCTCTTGCGCCTAGACATGTGGATACTAAGTTCATTAGAGTGGATGCAGAG AATGCTCCTTTCTTTGTCACCAAGCTAGCAATAAAGACCTTGCCTTGCGTTTTGCTTTTCAG CAAGGGAGTCGCCATAGATAGGCTAGTTGGGTTCCAGGATCTAGGCACAAAGGATGATTTCACCACGACTAAGCTAGAGAATGTTCTGATTAAAAAAG GAATGCTTAGCAAGAAGAAGAAAGAGGAAGATGATGAAGATGCTGAATACCAAGAGAGCGTAAGGCGTTCGGTTAGGTCTTCAGAGAATCTGGACTCTGACTCTGACTGA
- the LOC106302176 gene encoding bifunctional epoxide hydrolase 2-like, which yields MTTSLVREKKIKTNGIWLNVAEKGDEGRPLVLLLHGFPETWFSWRHQIDYLSSHGYHVVAPDLRGYGDSEFLPSHESYTVSHLVADVIGLLDHYGTAQAFVAGHDWGSVIGWSLCLFRPDRVKGFISLSVPYSPRDPNLKPSEFSKTFGDGLYITQFQKPGRAEAAFAKHDCKTVMKKFLLTTRTDFMVAPPGTEIIDDLVIPSEIPEWITEEEIQVYADKFQKSGFTGPLNYYRAMDLNWEILAPWEGSKILVPTKFIAGGRDIGAKETMEYVKGEMFKSIVPNVEVVVIEDGHHFIQQEKAKHVSEEILSFFNKLRTTE from the exons ATGACAACAAGCTTAGTGAGAGAGAAGAAGATCAAGACCAACGGGATTTGGTTAAACGTAGCCGAGAAAGGAGACGAAGGAAGACCTTTGGTTCTGTTACTCCATGGCTTCCCCGAGACATGGTTCTCTTGGCGTCACCAGATCGATTACTTGTCTAGCCATGGCTACCACGTGGTCGCTCCAGACCTCAGAGGCTACGGTGACTCCGAGTTTCTTCCGAGCCACGAGTCTTACACTGTGAGCCACCTCGTCGCTGATGTCATCGGTTTGCTTGATCACTACGGCACTGCTCAAGCTTTTGTGGCTGGACATGACTGGGGATCTGTCATAGGTTGGTCTCTATGCTTGTTCAGACCAGACAGAGTCAAAGGTTTCATAAGTCTCTCTGTTCCTTACTCTCCAAGAGATCCAAACCTCAAACCTTCAGAGTTTTCAAAAACCTTTGGAGATGGGTTATACATCACTCAGTTTCAG AAACCTGGAAGAGCTGAAGCTGCATTTGCCAAGCATGATTGCAAGACGGTTATGAAGAAGTTCTTGCTAACAACGAGAACAGATTTCATGGTGGCTCCTCCCGGTACAGAGATCATCGATGATCTCGTGATTCCTTCAGAGATTCCAGAGTGGATAACAGAAGAAGAGATTCAGGTTTATGCAGACAAGTTTCAGAAAAGTGGATTCACTGGTCCGTTGAATTACTACAGAGCCATGGATCT GAACTGGGAGATATTGGCGCCGTGGGAAGGCTCCAAGATCCTTGTTCCGACAAAGTTTATTGCCGGAGGCAGAGATATAGGAGCTAAAGAGACGATGGAGTATGTGAAGGGAGAGATGTTCAAGAGTATTGTACCTAACGTTGAGGTTGTTGTTATTGAGGATGGTCATCATTTTATCCAGCAAGAGAAAGCTAAACACGTCTCGGAGGAGATTCTTTCCTTCTTCAACAAGTTACGTACAACAGAGTAA
- the LOC106302177 gene encoding uncharacterized protein LOC106302177, whose product MGFGAIRSILRPLSRTLVSRVAASCSSAPLIPAAKPELCSFLGGSRLPWIPMANHFHSLSLTDTRLPKRRPMAHPKKKRFKLKPPGPYAYVQYTPGEPIASNNPNKGSVKRRNAKKRIGQRRAFILSEKKKRQGLVQEAKRKKRIKEVERKMAKVARERAWEERLAELQRLEEEKKKSMSS is encoded by the exons ATGGGTTTCGGTGCGATTAGATCGATTCTCCGTCCGCTATCAAGAACCCTAGTTTCGCGCGTCGCCGCTAGCTGCTCCTCTGCGCCGTTGATCCCGGCTGCGAAACCCGAGTTATGCTCTTTCTTGGGTGGATCGAGGTTGCCGTGGATTCCGATGGCTAATCATTTTCATAGCTTGAGCTTAACTGATACACGGCTCCCGAAGAGACGACCCATGGCTCATCCCAAGAAGAAAAGATTCAAACTTAAACCTCCAG GGCCGTATGCATATGTTCAGTATACTCCTGGGGAGCCAATTGCTTCAAACAATCCCAACAAGGGTAGTGTGAAGAGAAGGAATGCCAAGAAGCGCATAGGGCAGCGCCGCGCTTTCATACTG TCTGAGAAAAAGAAGAGGCAAGGGCTGGTGCAAGAGGCGAAGAGGAAGAAGAGAATCAAGGAAGTGGAACGTAAGATGGCTAAAGTCGCAAGGGAGCGAGCTTGGGAGGAAAGGCTGGCTGAGCTTCAGCGACTTGAAGAAGAGAAGAAGAAATCAATGTCTTCTTAA
- the LOC106303265 gene encoding uncharacterized protein LOC106303265, whose translation MFSSNRRTTRLTCGFKVNTNSPEWHKSMTKILKKIKGGSFWIDVEEGMAYVTGQGDPNKLLKLMASGRGKDAEMAFVKTGIHHHSNFGNNYQNSYCGQTTPYWPVGMNLSYHPSSSYGYYPSGLPAMQPYQHQYPYQAGCGYSYY comes from the exons ATGTTTTCCTCAAATCGTCGGACAACAAGGCTG ACTTGTGGGTTCAAAGTGAACACTAACTCACCCGAGTGGCACAAGAGCATGACGAAAATCCTCAAGAAAATCAAAG GAGGAAGCTTTTGGATAGACGTGGAGGAAGGAATGGCATACGTAACGGGTCAAGGAGACCCAAACAAGCTATTGAAATTGATGGCTTCAGGGAGAGGCAAAGACGCTGAAATGGCCTTTGTGAAAACCGGTATACATCATCATTCCAATTTTGGCAATAACTATCAAAACTCTTACTGTGGCCAAACAACGCCTTACTGGCCGGTTGGTATGAATTTGAGCTACCATCCATCTTCGTCTTACGGTTACTACCCTTCAGGGCTGCCAGCGATGCAACCTTACCAGCATCAATACCCTTATCAGGCTGGATGTGGTTATAGTTACTATTAG